GGGGCGACCTCCTTGCGAGGCAGTTTGTGGTCGGCCACCTCAGTCGTCGACGACGTCGACGCGGACGCGCCGGCCGTCGGCCAGTGCGGCCACCAGCGTGCGGAGAGCCTTGGCCGTGCGGCCGGAACGGCCGATCACCCGGCCGAGGTCCTCGGGATTCACGCGAATCTCGAGGACCTCGCCACGCGGGGAGCTCTTGGCCACGACGTGGACGTCGTCAGGGTGATCGACGATCCCCTTGACCAGGTGCGTGAGCGCGGGTGCGAGCAAGACGTCAGGCCTTCTCGTCCGAAGCGTCATCCGCGATGGCCTCGGCCTCGGCGACGACGTTGGCCTCGGCGGCCTCCTCGCGCTCGACCTCGGCCTCGACGACGGCCTCCGCCTCAGCGGAGACGGCAGCAGTCTTGTCGGCCTTCGGCTTGAGGACCG
This region of Leifsonia sp. fls2-241-R2A-40a genomic DNA includes:
- a CDS encoding RNA-binding protein, producing the protein MLAPALTHLVKGIVDHPDDVHVVAKSSPRGEVLEIRVNPEDLGRVIGRSGRTAKALRTLVAALADGRRVRVDVVDD